From Arachis hypogaea cultivar Tifrunner chromosome 3, arahy.Tifrunner.gnm2.J5K5, whole genome shotgun sequence:
ttcttattcttttttttgattttttgttgttcttatttattctttttgttatgcaatttttttctcttatttttgcttgttattttttaagataataataataataaaaaaaacaaagaagaagagaaaagagagagagaaaaagatatagaaggagaaggaagaagaggatgaCACATGACATGTACGTGAAATTTAGTTATATAcgttttcattttattattttaatttggttAAGTAAAAAGCTTAGATCGGTAGCTTTTTTGTTTTATCTCTATTAATTAAATGTAGCCTAGTTATTAAAATTGGACCGAATTGGCCGGTTTGACCGAAAAATCGGTAAACCAGACTTAATACAAGTCTAGTCCAAGGTTAAGACCGCTTAAGATAGAAAACCGACACAAATCGGTCAAATCCAGACCAAACCGCTTGGGTTGCAGTTGAAGGGAAACCTACGACGCGTCGATGCACCAGCGTTCCACCGTGCTCCATATCTTGCCAAGTGTCAAAGCTTGtgaattttggaaaattttttaaaatggccAACATGGGTTTTAAACGCTTTCACTCTAGTTCACTCTAGAATGCAACAAGGATGATTGTACCACCCAGCTACAGTGCTTCTTACTAATCTATgtacaaattaaatatatatagcaatcttttattttatttatattcgatttattttaattataaagtcacttatttttaaattaattatattttatttaactataaatattattaaatatatacaaattaaaaagataaataaaaaaatttattaatcacaatttttttttcttgattatatgatatctattaatatcattttttaataaattatataataataggtaaagactcacatgcagttgttttcatatgaagttaatagttgaaaatcgttagatgatatttagtcaaacttgtcaaatcatctaacgaacGATTCTTAAATATCATTTTCACATGAAAACAACTGTACGTGAGTTTTTActtataataacataataataaaataaatataaactaattaataaagtattaaaatttgaaaatgataattatttttataaaaccaaaataaaattatttataataaaaaataaataaattttatataatcatttaattatatcGAGTTAATCGGTTCGATTAGCAATCTTCTGGTTAAACTAATAACTCAGTGATCCAATAACCTAACCGATTCGATTTTCGGTTCGATTCTTATAACTATGAAATGTAGATAGCTTTTCTTGGTATTGTGTTGGTCTTAGGGTTTTTTCTGGATGGGGTGTTGGTACAGAAGAGTCTAACTCCAAAAATAAATCGGCTATGTAGGCccaatatcttcttcaaaattcatataAATTCCATCCGACTTCAGGCCCAACACTCTCCTTTGGTTAATTTCAGTTCACTGTGTCTCAGCTAAGTGCAAAGCATTCTGGAGTGAATAGTGCAGCACTGCAGCCATAAACAGGAAAAGTGGAAAACAGCGAGAGCAGAGGACCATGGTAACAATTGCTGCAGCCAACGCCACCAAGAGAATAGAGACCTACGAGGAGTTCGCAAAAGTACACGCCATACTCCTCGCTGCTTCGGGCTTGCCCGAGTCCCTCCACCGCCGCCTCTTCCAGAAGCTCTCCGCCGAGTGCTTCGACGGCGGTAACTACTTCCAGATCGAGCCATGCGAGGAAGGCCGCCAGAGGCTCCTCGTCCTCACCGCGGAATCCATGGCAAAGCACTCCGACGTCTTCCTCGTCGACCATGCTTGGACCTTCAGACTCACCGATGCTTACAAGCAGGTACTtcgaaatctctctctctctctctctagggtttctttctctctctgtaaactttataatttatgcTTGGAGCATGTTTCGGTAACACATGAAAAAAAACACAGGTGTTTTAAGCTTTTAGCAATGAAATGCTTATGATGATTGGTAAGCTGTTGAAACTATATTATAATCAAATGTTAATAATTTTAGACTAGAAAAAATAGCCTTATTGACATTGTAACTGTTATTTCTtgattttagtttattttgctttttattttaatttaacttttttgttCTGTTTTGTGTGTAGCTGCATGAGGTTCCGGGATTGGCGGAGAGGATGGGGGCGTTGATGTGTGTGGATATTAATTTGAATGCAGAGGGAGAAGATGATGGAGCTTTGAGTGATACACGTGGCAGTGTTACAGAGGTTCTGGAGAGTGAGGTTCgagaagcaaaagagaaaagTGATGGTAAGTTGAGGTGGTTGGAGCTCGAGGGGCTTGATATAAATGATGAGATGCTCTTGTCTCTCGAATTACCAACTGGATTTCCGGTGCGTATTTTTAATCATTCTTGCCATGTGTTTAGTTTTCATGGAATGATTGTGTGATGAAGACGTAGTAGATAGTGATGCTTGCTAAGCAACTTAGGAATGTTATATTGGTTATGTTTGTTTCTGAATTCTGGAATAGAGAAGAACTCAATTTGGGGGGAACAAATGAAGCATACTGCAAATGTTACGAATTGAAATAAGCACTGTATGCACAACTTGGTCCTCTAATCTACATGCGTTCTCTCAAATACTTATGAATATCTTAATATGACAGTGACAATGAATCTTAAGGAAGCATAGAAGACATGCTTATTAGATGATTTATTTGTTAAGTCACCACCTTTTAAACTATTAAAATCTCAGAAAGTCATAGTAATTAATTTGGAACCttttttataagtttttaatttaaaaataataaaaataaatcaattaacttttataatttttgaaatttcattTGTTATTTGTGCACGTTTTAATTCAAGTATTTCGTAATCTATGATAAAAGAGCATTTGTGTGTGTTGAAAATTTCTCAAGTAGTTACCACTAACATAAGAAAAGGTACACATATAACTCCAAGTCTTCACCACATTTTGTAAGGGTGTGGGATGAGAACTTAATTTTTGTCTGTcaataaatttgaaaagaaaattggatAACCTACTGAGTGGGATAAGACTTGATTTGTTGTTGAAGGAAAATTAGATACCAAAAAGGTTATCTTGTTTATTATTTCATGGATTCATTGATAATAGATCATTTATATTGCAGATATGTAAAAATGATAGAGTAGAAATGTGGCCAAGAAAAGTGAATAAAGACGGTTAGTTAAAGACTCAACGTGGCCTATGGCATGCATCATGCAGTGTTTAGTATCATGTATTGGTCGTTCGATTTATTGCATTGTCGACTTATTCTGTTTTTCTGCTCATTGTTTTGGCTATTATCAGAtttgtttttcaaagtaaaatcaatctgtgttttcattttggaATTTGAATACTCATGCACTACCTTCCCCTTTCGTTTTTCAGGATTTAGTGGCCCTTAGCCTGCTTGGAAACAAGCTCAATAGAGTGGAAACAATTGTTCAGGAAGTTAGCAAGTTTAAACAACTTAAAGGACTCTGGCTGAACAATAACCCGGTTCTAGAAAAAGGGTAAGTTTTTGTATATTGTAAACATTGCTTCTAACCGCATACACCTTTTCATGTGGTCACCTTTTATTTCTAAAGAGAAATAAATTACTTTGCTTTCTCAGTGATAGTGAACTTGTGGATGCACTTCTTAAGGAGTTGCCAGAACTGGAAATTTATAATTCAACTTTCACAAGCAATTTTGGGGAATGGGCCTTGGGGTTCTGTGCAGGGATATATGAAAAGGATAACCCAGGAAATGTTGATCAGGCTAGTACTCCGTTGCAGAGTGTGTCAACTCTTGATCTTTCAAATAGAAATATTCACAGTTTAATCAACAAGGTTAGGCTGTTCTTATGcttcttttttatatattctataattttttaaaatatcttcccGTTATTTCTCAAAAAGGCTAGTAGAAGACTTGAACGTGTCACTAAAATAtggtaaacaaaataaaatcaataaaagTCAACATGCATGTCATACGTAATCATTATTCCAGAAGTCCTTTTGTGAACTTCATCTGACTTAAAATTATGTTATGGTTTTGCCTTTTGGTTAGGCATTTACACCCAATTGTTTGCCATCTCTTTCATGCCTGAATATTCGTGGAAATCCATTGGAGCAAAACTCAATTGGTGGCTTATTAGATCTATTAAGGACATTCCCTTCATTGTGTTCTTTGGAGGTACTTTATATTTATGCTATCACCTTTTCCTTTTTAATCCTCAAGCTTCcttttttatatactttaatcTATATTGCCATATTATGGTCACCGATGTTTTGGCCTTTTGGAATTTGACCAATTTTTAGGTGGATATTCCTGGTCCACTTGGAGGAAGTGCCGTTGAAATCCTGGAATCACTTCCTAACATTTCCCAGCTAAATGGCATCAGTGCATCAAAAATATGGGAAACTGGAAAGCATGTTATAGATTCAGTGCTTCTTCCTCGTCTTCCGGAGTGGACTGCTGATGACCCTCTTGCTGATCGTATTGTAAATGCAATGTGGCAATATCTAATGACATATAGACTTGCTAATGAAGAAAAATTAGATGAGACTTCTGTTTGGTACGGcctatgttttgatttatatgttGATATTTTGCTGTTCAAATGGTTGGATTTAGTGTTTCTTGAATATTGAATGATTAGTTCACTCTCCCAATGATACACAAATTATGTTTGGAagagagactgagagacagaaacTAAATTAAGTCTCTAATTGTGTTTGCTGTAAAATGTGCAAGACTGAGTTATGTTTCAGTATTATATTTGGTTTAAAATAAATATGGAGATTGAGAAGTAGATTTGGAATTGGAAAAGTTAGATGAGAGTATTTTTGGAaagaaatgttattaaagttttagttcTTATCTCTAGAAATTTTAGTCCCATGTGTTCCCATTTTCTGGAGGTACtaaaggtagcgtttgttttgaggtattgataCAGAGACtgggagactgagactcagtatcatgtttgttggtttagagactagtACTAAATTTTCTGTCTTTATCCCCAAAATTTCATTATCtcaatacctccaaaaagtagggacacaagggactaaaatttttagagatggagactgaaattttaataacattttatacctaaaataccctcatttcaattattaattccaattttaccctttgtgcaaattaaataagagtttcattcttttttcaatttctgtctcccactttgcaccaaacagaatactgagatttattttaatctctgtttctcaatctcagtctttccgtctctatcTCTCTACCAAATGCTACCAAAGGGACTAAAATTTTGTGTCTCAGTACTGAAATTTTAGTTCCAGTCTTTGATCACCAAACACAACACTCAGTCCCAATCCCCCAGTCTCCCCAGTCTGtggaaacaaacgcagcctaaaatTACTAACCCTTGTTTTGAGTCCTTCTTAGGTATGTGATGGATGAACTGGGTTCGGCTTTGCGGCATAGTGATGAACCAAATTTCAGAGTGGCACCTTTTCTTTTCATGCCTGATGGTACTTTGGCATCAGCTGTGAGGTTAGCCTtgatatttttcaatttcaaatttgtGATTTAGTGTAGAAGCCATTATTTTGATGTTCTATGATGGCTTACTATATAATTATACTTTATATAGTGTATAACatctttttattgaaatttcATGATAAAAGTTTATCTCCCCAGTTCTTGCTCACTCAGTCATTTATGTGTTCTGATTTCATTACTAGTATATCTCATGTAAGAGATTTCTATATATGAAAATGCTATTATCCTCCTTTTTTATGAACTACTTGTAGTTTGTAATAGGTTAAAAGTTGTCATTATACAAGTTGTAACTTTACCATTTGCCCAGCTTTTCTATTCTGTGGCCAACACAGAACGTTATAAAAGGTGATGAATGCACTCGTGATTTTCTACTTGGTATTGGGGAGGATAGACAACGTTCTGCCAGACTTACTGCCTGGTTCCACACACCAGAGAACTATTTTGTCCAAGTATTTCTTCTATTGCTAAAATAGATTATGATTTTATATATGGTAAAAAATCTATCAGTGGTTTGAAGCTAATCAATTTCACACTTTCAGGAGTATGAGAAGCACAATCAGAAATTGCAATCCAGAAGCTTAACATTACCCAAGGTGCAGTCTTCTGAGACTAGAAGCATTCGTCATCATGATGGTCGTGCTTTACGTGTCTACACAGATATACCGCACGTGGAGGAAAACTTGACACATCCTGATTTTGTAATCAGTAAGTTTAATGCTTGTACTTAATTCTGTTCTTAGttcataattaataactaattatttgtcaaaaaaattaataactaattaatagatAATCGTACAAGTACTGAATATATTTCACATGGAGTCTAAATTGAAATTTTCTTCTGTTACTTGACTTGAACCTTTCCTCTATTAGAGGAGAATGCTGACttttggttttgaaaaggttcacctcaGTTTGATTCAATGGTTTCACTCATGTAAATATGCTTTGTGGAACTGGACCTCACTTTCTCTTATGTTTTGGCCTACAGCAAAGGAACCAAAAGATGCAGATATAATATGGACAAGTGAGCAGGTAGATGAAGAGATGAAGAAAGCTACAGGAATAACAGATCATCAATACATCAACCAATTTCCATTTGAGGCATGTCTTGTAATGAAACATCATTTGGCAGAGACAATTCAGAAGGTGACAATAGTTAAATCCTTGTGGCGATTCTGATGAGATTTTTCTGGAATGTGTACTATACTTATGCTTCCTTGGATGCATAATTACTTTATCTTTGCTTGATAATAAATCCTTTCTCTTTTTGGGGTGGGGATACTTGCCTCAGGCACATGGATCTCCTCAATGGCTGCAGCCTACTTATAACCTTGAAACACATCTGTCTCAACTTATTGGTGACTATCACGTACGCAAAAGAAAAGGACTAGACAACCTTTGGATCTTAAAACCTTGGAACATGGCCCGAACTATTGATACAACTGTAACTGATAACTTACCTTCGATTATCCGGCTCATGGAAACAGGTCCAAAGATTTGCCAGAAGTATATTGAAGAACCTGCTTTGTTCCAGGGGAAAAAGTTTGATCTCCGTTACATCGTATTGGTCCGGAGCATGAATCCTTTGGAGATATTCCTGTCAGATTGTTTCTGGGTATGTCAGTGCTTTTTTTAGGTTCCAACTAAAACGTACTATGGAATTTAAAGAACTTGTTTTCAACTTCTCTCTGTTTTATTTGCTCTCAATGATTCTAATGGCAATGGATTTTATCTTGTGATTTCAGGTTAGGATAGCCAATAATAAATATTCTCTGGACAGAAGTAGTTTTTTTGAGTATGAAACTCACTTCACCGTTATGGTATGTCTCAAGTGCTATTTTCTTCAGTCACTAGATCTTCAGTCATTGCCCTCCTTTACTCGAGAAGTTTTAACATTCTCACTACGTGCTATACGGATTTCAGAATTATCGTGGAAGAATAAATTTCAAGAATACTAAAGATTTTGCGAGGGAATTTGAGGAAGAGCATCAAGGTAATTGAGAAAACTGCCGGATTCTGGACTTAATGATCAAACTTTTTTAAAGTTTGAATATGAATAGTTCTTTGACACACCTCTGTACCCTTTTTTTCCTTCAGTTAAATGGTCAGATATACATACTCGAGTAAGAAACATGATTCTATCTGTATTCGAGTCGGCTGCTGTTGTACATCCAGAGATGCATAGTACAAAATCAAGGGCCATTTATGGTGTAGATGTCATGTTGGACAGATATTTCCAACCAAAGATACTTGAGGTTTGTAACTGAAAACTATGGTAAACTAAAATTCCAAGGAGGCAAGGAGTTTCATATTTCATAGTTCATACGCTCCTCAGGATGCATTCCCCCGCAATTATGGAATTATATGTAAAATaatggtatttttctttttatgcagGTGACATACTGTCCGGACTGTACTCGAGCATGCAAATACGACATGGAGATTGTGGTAGGAGACGGAGGTGTTGCCAAGGGGTGTGATTTTTTCAACAATGTGTTTAGGTGTCTCTTTTTGAATGAGATTTCACAGGTTAGCCCGTTGTATTACAAGCATAATTAGGAACGAAGGATTTTAATTATAGCCGCATGGGTCAAAGTTTCTTGGATTTCGGTGTTTGTGTAGTCAAGGATTGTTGCACAAGCTAAAATACGGTTTCAACGAGCTTGTGTCATCGAGGATTGTCATGTGTGTTGTAGTTAGCTGGTGTGGTTGTTGCACCGAGAACATCCAAGCGTTTGTGTTGTCAAGGATTGGCAGGTATGGTGGTCGCAAGTCGCAATGAGGATATCCAAGGGAATGTTTCGTTGAGGATTGTTGTGCGTtcctttgaaaattaatttgacttTTTTTAAACAATCCCACTAGGTAACCGACCGGAGTCTAGCCAACAAGTGTTTTTAAATTGCACTCCTGCTCCGTATCCGAATAACTCGCACTCAACGACATATCTCGGAATCAACTTTCAAATATTCAAAACCCCACCTAATAAAATAATCGTTTCTAGAACCTCTATAGCGCTCACACATATCTTGGCTACTACGCACGAAGGTCGAGCATCACTAAGTTGATTGCGCAAATCTCGGCCATGGCATAAGTAGGGTCGGTTATAGCCATGCAACGATAAATAGACGACAATCATAGCTAGAGGCAGATCGAATAACACCACTTTCAAGAGATAGCTTTATAAAATATTCTTCTATATTAAAGAACTAAATTGAACATCGAAGTCTTTTAAGGTCTGGTGCACGGGTGAAGCTTGTAACTGATACCAAGATCTTGAAGTTGAAGGCCTTCCTGGCGTTGTCCAGTTATACCTCGGAGAAAGGTTGGGACTGATTTAGACATAACCTCACATCTTACCACTTTTTTTAGGTGTTCTTTTTTCCTTGCAGGATTTTGAGTCATGGCAGACAACTCCGCAGCTCCACAACCACCTCCAACTCATGCCAAGCTTCTGGCCATGAATGCTTCCCTACAGGCGGAGGTTCAGAGAATGACCGAGCTTTTGGCAGCTAAACAAAGTAACGATAAGAAGGGTGACTGCAAAAATGTCAACAATGGCAACCCTAATGAAGAACACCACTCCGAATCAAACATGAAGATAGGGGGAACGCCTCAAAACGAAAAGGCGGAGGACAATTCCCTTTTCTGAAGAAATAAGGAAATTTTGAAATGTCAAAAAATTTTACGCTTCCCGAAACATTGACACCCTATAAAGGGATTGGAGACCCTAAAGTGCATGTTGCTAAGTTTAAATCTATGATGTTTCTTAACAGTGCTTCTGAACCTATCTTTTGTTGATCGTTTCCCACTTTTTTGGACAGAGctactttattttgattttcaaatttgccTGTAGATTCAATCTCAAGTTTCGACGAGTTTGTTGATCTCTTTGTGAACAACTTAGCAGCATCCAAAATTTATGTGCGAGACTCGGACTACCTTAGTACGATTAAGCAATGATGACATGAAAGCTTAAAGGACTATATGACTAGGTTTGCAACAGCGGCATTGGAAATCCCATACCTCAATCTAGAAGTTCACTTGCATGCTCTAAAAAGTGGGCTTCGTCCTGTAAAATTCCAAGAAGCAATAGCAATAGCAAAACCAAAAACACTGGACGAATTCAGAGATAAGGCAACGGGTcaaattgagattgaagaattaagagatgccaagaggatggagaaaccaTTACCTCGCAGGGACGATGACAAGTAAAGAAAGTCAAGCAATACCCGAGACGGCAAGAAACTGTTCAAATTGACACCAAAATTTGACTCCTATACACAATTCAACACAAAGATGGAAGACATAATAAAGGAAATCTTGCACGCCAAAATCATCAAACCTCCCAGCAGAGCTGGAACGTAGCAAGATCAAAACTACGTGGACAAAAGTAAATATTGTGCATTTCATCAAAAGTTTGGACATACGATCGACGAGTGTGTGGTAGCAAGGGATCTTTTGGAACGATTGGCATGACAGAGATTATTAGATAAGTACGTCAATGGCCGAATACAGAGGGACGCGGTGAGCCTCCCGACATCCGAGGATCACTCGAACTCAGCAACGACTGCAAAAGACAATGCAAGGTGGTCCAATCCAAATCCTCCTCCCCCGATAAGAAAAGTCATAAACTACATCTCGGGGGGATTTGCATGCGGAGGAATCACAAGTTCGGCAAGGAAGAGAAGCTACAGGACCATGCTAACCCTCACGGGAGAAGAAGTAGGACCTCACGACCCAGCCCACTCGGTACCGAATATCACTTCTAATGATTCCGATTTCCGATCCAAAAGCCAGAACCTAGACGACCTCGTGGTAATATCTATGACTATAGGAGAGGCCACAGTTTGGAAAGTGCTGATGGATCCTGGAAGCAAAGCCGACGTGCTATTCTCGTCAACTTTtcagaaaatgcaactaaacaaGAACACTATGTAGCCTCATCTGGAGAATTAGTCGGCTTCTCTGGGAAAAGAGTCCCAATAGCATGTTATGTATGGTTAAGGTTAAGGACAACTTTGGGGGAATATCCCCATTCGAAAACCTTAGATATCCAATATCTAGTGGTTGATTGTGTCATCCTTTATAACATTATATTAGGGTGACCATCTTTAAACTCTTTCGGTGCTATTGTTTCTATCATTCATCAATGTGTTGAGTTCCATGTGTAGGGAAATGTCATCGCAACAGTACATTCCGACCGCAAGGAAGTAAGACAATGTTATAATGCAAGATTAAAGGCCTTGCAATCAACCCGAATCCAATCCAGCGTATCAACTTGGTATAAAACTCCGACCAACACCTACCGACGAACCTCGCAAGGTAAACCTAACTGACAAAGAGTCACAATGTACTAACATTGGTTATGCTCTGTCTGCAGGTGAAACAAAAAAGACTTATTGCTCTCTTCGAGCAAACGCTGACCTGTTTGTATGGACTCCTGtggacatgcctgggatagatccaAATATCATGCGTCATAGGCTTGCCCTAGATCCAAAGGCAAGACTAATACGCCAGAAGAAGCGTAACCTCGGA
This genomic window contains:
- the LOC112790509 gene encoding uncharacterized protein, which codes for MVTIAAANATKRIETYEEFAKVHAILLAASGLPESLHRRLFQKLSAECFDGGNYFQIEPCEEGRQRLLVLTAESMAKHSDVFLVDHAWTFRLTDAYKQLHEVPGLAERMGALMCVDINLNAEGEDDGALSDTRGSVTEVLESEVREAKEKSDGKLRWLELEGLDINDEMLLSLELPTGFPDLVALSLLGNKLNRVETIVQEVSKFKQLKGLWLNNNPVLEKGDSELVDALLKELPELEIYNSTFTSNFGEWALGFCAGIYEKDNPGNVDQASTPLQSVSTLDLSNRNIHSLINKAFTPNCLPSLSCLNIRGNPLEQNSIGGLLDLLRTFPSLCSLEVDIPGPLGGSAVEILESLPNISQLNGISASKIWETGKHVIDSVLLPRLPEWTADDPLADRIVNAMWQYLMTYRLANEEKLDETSVWYVMDELGSALRHSDEPNFRVAPFLFMPDGTLASAVSFSILWPTQNVIKGDECTRDFLLGIGEDRQRSARLTAWFHTPENYFVQEYEKHNQKLQSRSLTLPKVQSSETRSIRHHDGRALRVYTDIPHVEENLTHPDFVITKEPKDADIIWTSEQVDEEMKKATGITDHQYINQFPFEACLVMKHHLAETIQKAHGSPQWLQPTYNLETHLSQLIGDYHVRKRKGLDNLWILKPWNMARTIDTTVTDNLPSIIRLMETGPKICQKYIEEPALFQGKKFDLRYIVLVRSMNPLEIFLSDCFWVRIANNKYSLDRSSFFEYETHFTVMNYRGRINFKNTKDFAREFEEEHQVKWSDIHTRVRNMILSVFESAAVVHPEMHSTKSRAIYGVDVMLDRYFQPKILEVTYCPDCTRACKYDMEIVVGDGGVAKGCDFFNNVFRCLFLNEISQVSPLYYKHN